In Streptomyces sp. NBC_00306, a single genomic region encodes these proteins:
- a CDS encoding ABC transporter permease → MLTVALSALRTHWVSFAGSFVALALGVGLLATMGLGLASTVGAPEQPPRRFAASPVVVAGTDTVTVDGAGPKKLDRPHPVDSGLLRDLQALGPVTADGTPNAVGIDAPAAAVRKVVGDRARVLTGAGRRQSDPEAERDAEALTTANALLGTAGGVTAFVSVFVVASTFAFAVALRAREFGLLRTTGATPGQIRRLLLTEAAGVGVLASAAGCALGAWGAPRLAEVLVRGDAAPPWFTIGDGIVWPYWTAFSTGLLVALCGAWAASRRAGHIGPMAALRESDVDSGVLTPVRRIAGCTLLIVGAGLLVWTLATDPSGLLKRKTYTTRPMVLITAVALLAPLLVRPLARALPLPGATGLLVRENTAAALRRTAAVAAPVLVTVGLAGSLLGTAETVTAAKAAEARRQTSAHLVVTGEELRPVRVPGATVSASASTAVFVREDGAALIRSDARAVSDPAAFARIARLPVVAGDPHTLDDSSIIVNEEWERHTVGERVTVRLGDGRPASLRIAAVMATGTGNNGVYITAANATAARTDRIDVRLGSGAAEPAAVREALRASGGEVRTADAWAAATHPRTSPKTRLGLLVVLGIAVLYTVIALGNTLLMATAVRSREFGSLRSAGATRAQILRVVAGESLLAVGIGALLGAAVTAVNLVGLGAALASLSAPVTVTIPWGTAGAAAGVCAVVALAAALLPAWGATRR, encoded by the coding sequence GTGCTGACCGTCGCGCTGAGCGCCCTGCGCACCCACTGGGTCTCCTTCGCCGGCAGCTTCGTCGCCCTCGCGCTGGGCGTCGGGCTGCTGGCCACCATGGGTCTGGGGCTCGCCTCGACCGTCGGGGCGCCGGAACAGCCGCCCCGGCGCTTCGCCGCCTCGCCGGTGGTGGTGGCGGGCACGGACACCGTCACCGTCGACGGCGCCGGGCCGAAGAAGCTCGACCGTCCCCACCCTGTGGACTCCGGACTGCTGCGCGATCTGCAAGCGCTGGGCCCGGTGACGGCGGACGGCACCCCGAACGCCGTCGGCATCGACGCCCCTGCGGCCGCCGTGCGCAAGGTCGTCGGCGACCGGGCCCGCGTCCTCACCGGCGCCGGCCGACGGCAGTCCGACCCGGAGGCCGAACGGGACGCGGAGGCCCTGACGACCGCCAACGCCCTGCTCGGCACCGCGGGTGGCGTCACCGCCTTCGTCTCGGTCTTCGTCGTCGCATCGACCTTCGCCTTCGCGGTGGCCCTGCGCGCACGGGAGTTCGGGCTTCTCAGGACCACGGGCGCGACACCCGGCCAGATCCGCCGGCTGCTGCTGACCGAGGCCGCCGGGGTCGGCGTGCTCGCGTCCGCCGCGGGGTGCGCGCTCGGCGCGTGGGGGGCGCCACGGCTGGCGGAGGTACTGGTGCGGGGAGACGCCGCGCCACCGTGGTTCACCATCGGGGACGGGATCGTCTGGCCGTACTGGACGGCCTTCTCGACCGGCCTGCTGGTCGCGCTCTGCGGCGCGTGGGCCGCGTCCCGCCGCGCGGGGCACATCGGACCCATGGCCGCCCTGCGCGAGTCGGACGTCGACAGCGGTGTGCTGACTCCGGTCCGCCGCATCGCGGGGTGCACGCTGCTTATCGTGGGCGCGGGCCTGCTCGTGTGGACCCTCGCCACCGACCCGTCCGGCCTGCTGAAGCGCAAGACGTACACCACCCGGCCGATGGTCCTGATCACGGCCGTCGCCCTGCTCGCCCCGCTGCTCGTACGTCCGTTGGCGCGGGCGCTGCCCCTGCCCGGAGCCACCGGGCTGCTCGTACGGGAGAACACCGCCGCCGCCCTGCGCCGTACGGCCGCCGTCGCCGCACCCGTTCTGGTCACGGTGGGCCTGGCGGGCTCGCTCCTCGGCACGGCGGAGACGGTCACCGCGGCCAAGGCAGCGGAGGCACGACGGCAGACCTCGGCCCATCTCGTCGTCACAGGTGAGGAGTTGCGGCCCGTGCGGGTGCCGGGAGCGACGGTCTCCGCGAGCGCGTCGACCGCCGTGTTCGTACGGGAGGACGGCGCCGCGCTGATCCGGTCCGACGCGCGCGCGGTCTCGGACCCGGCCGCCTTCGCCCGCATCGCGCGGCTGCCGGTCGTCGCGGGCGATCCGCACACCCTCGACGACTCCTCGATCATCGTGAACGAGGAGTGGGAGCGGCACACCGTCGGCGAGCGGGTGACCGTCCGTCTCGGCGACGGGCGGCCCGCGTCGCTGCGCATCGCGGCGGTGATGGCGACGGGCACGGGCAACAACGGGGTGTATATCACCGCGGCCAACGCGACCGCGGCACGCACCGACCGCATCGACGTACGGCTGGGGTCCGGCGCCGCAGAACCGGCGGCGGTCCGGGAGGCGTTGCGGGCGAGCGGCGGCGAGGTGCGCACCGCGGATGCCTGGGCCGCGGCGACGCATCCTCGCACCAGCCCGAAGACCCGCCTCGGGCTGCTGGTGGTGCTCGGCATCGCCGTCCTCTACACGGTGATCGCCCTCGGCAACACCCTGCTGATGGCGACGGCGGTCCGCTCCCGCGAGTTCGGCTCCCTGCGGTCGGCGGGCGCGACGCGGGCGCAGATCCTGCGGGTCGTGGCGGGCGAGTCGCTGCTCGCCGTCGGGATCGGCGCGTTGCTCGGAGCCGCTGTCACCGCGGTGAACCTCGTAGGGCTCGGGGCGGCACTGGCGTCCCTGTCCGCACCCGTCACGGTGACGATTCCCTGGGGCACGGCCGGTGCGGCGGCAGGCGTGTGTGCGGTCGTCGCGTTGGCCGCGGCGCTTCTGCCCGCGTGGGGGGCAACGCGCCGGTGA